A genome region from Candidatus Dormiibacterota bacterium includes the following:
- a CDS encoding CvpA family protein, translating into MNLVDLAIVVVIGLGILIGWKNGLVGPLLAEGTFLLAYWIVSTHPSLVSIIPASVPRPLATLILPVVLGLVVGFVGRTIFMSLFRLPFTRTVDKLLGAAANGALAFVIVYVVLLGMVGAGTVLDPLTRVASIRASQVTAMQMLLAQNPQVAGFVPSGELGQLAAVSSVHPVAFGQLGQYAQVINYYENTLRPQLATSRLAPLVIQYGAHLPIIGRHVTLPKG; encoded by the coding sequence ATGAACCTGGTTGACCTGGCGATCGTCGTCGTGATCGGGCTCGGCATCCTGATCGGCTGGAAAAACGGCCTGGTCGGCCCCCTGCTGGCCGAGGGTACCTTCCTGCTCGCGTATTGGATCGTCTCCACCCATCCCAGCCTCGTGAGCATCATTCCGGCCAGCGTTCCGAGGCCGCTCGCCACCCTTATTCTCCCCGTCGTTCTTGGCCTGGTCGTCGGATTCGTCGGCCGCACGATCTTCATGTCTCTCTTCCGGCTGCCCTTCACCCGAACCGTTGACAAACTGCTGGGCGCGGCGGCCAACGGCGCTCTCGCCTTTGTGATCGTCTATGTCGTTCTGCTCGGAATGGTCGGCGCCGGAACGGTACTAGACCCGCTCACCCGGGTGGCTTCGATCCGAGCGAGCCAGGTGACGGCGATGCAGATGTTGCTGGCCCAGAACCCGCAGGTCGCTGGGTTCGTTCCGTCAGGCGAGCTCGGCCAGCTCGCCGCCGTTTCTTCGGTCCATCCCGTTGCCTTTGGGCAGCTCGGGCAGTACGCGCAGGTGATCAACTACTACGAAAACACCCTGCGCCCGCAACTCGCGACGAGCCGGCTGGCGCCGCTGGTGATTCAATATGGCGCGCACCTACCGATCATCGGCCGGCACGTGACGTTGCCGAAGGGCTGA
- a CDS encoding PhzF family phenazine biosynthesis protein — protein sequence MANECRYRLRWVDVFTERALAGNPLAVVLEADGLSDTQMQAIARETNLSETTFVLPPQKREHAAKVRIFTPHVELPFAGHPTVGTGWVLIDEGLVGSDAAAFTLEESVGLIPVRVDRGEGGVVLWMSHPPVKFGEVIEERVDMAAALGLTLTDLLPEVPIQIVSTGVPFVYVALKDAAAVDRAVSSGEGLTSVLDPHGLPPVFLFAAGGGSRLYSRMFGSHSASRTAEDPATGAASGPLGAFAVRYGLIPRASKVSIVSEQGTKMGRQSFIRILLVYSAGAELPSQIEVGGSVVPVMTAELSVRS from the coding sequence ATGGCAAACGAGTGCCGGTATCGCCTGCGATGGGTCGACGTGTTCACCGAGCGGGCACTTGCCGGAAACCCATTGGCGGTGGTGTTAGAGGCCGATGGGCTCTCGGATACGCAAATGCAGGCGATCGCGAGGGAGACGAACCTCTCGGAGACGACGTTTGTCTTACCGCCTCAAAAGCGGGAGCATGCCGCGAAGGTCAGGATCTTCACCCCTCACGTCGAGCTGCCCTTTGCCGGCCATCCGACCGTGGGGACGGGATGGGTCTTGATCGATGAGGGGCTGGTCGGTTCCGATGCCGCCGCGTTCACGCTGGAAGAGAGCGTGGGCCTGATACCGGTGCGGGTCGATCGCGGCGAGGGAGGGGTCGTGCTGTGGATGTCGCATCCGCCTGTCAAATTTGGCGAGGTGATCGAAGAGCGGGTGGACATGGCCGCCGCCCTGGGCCTGACCCTCACTGATCTGCTACCAGAGGTGCCGATCCAGATCGTCAGTACCGGGGTGCCATTCGTCTACGTGGCCCTCAAGGACGCCGCGGCCGTCGATCGTGCGGTCTCGAGCGGCGAAGGATTGACCAGCGTCCTGGATCCACACGGGCTTCCGCCGGTCTTTCTGTTTGCGGCCGGCGGTGGCAGTCGTCTCTATAGCCGCATGTTCGGGTCCCACAGCGCATCGCGCACTGCCGAAGACCCGGCGACCGGCGCGGCGAGCGGGCCATTGGGCGCCTTCGCCGTGCGCTATGGCCTCATCCCTCGTGCTTCCAAGGTCTCCATCGTCAGCGAGCAGGGCACGAAGATGGGCCGGCAGAGTTTCATTCGTATTCTCCTTGTGTATTCTGCGGGTGCCGAGCTACCGAGCCAGATCGAGGTGGGGGGCTCGGTGGTCCCGGTGATGACGGCGGAGTTATCTGTAAGGAGCTAG
- a CDS encoding alpha/beta fold hydrolase, which translates to MAWRRGVAALMTLVGLLTLGYVGISSYIAEQLVYAAPRPIVKTPASMGLRFADVTFPSRDDQINLKGWFIPGILPDGRLTVDRVIVAVHGTRTNRESPDDHLMQLTGALARNGFGILGFDMRGMGESPPAPLSMGNLEQRDVLGAVDFLRSGKLPFPELGRPRIIGGLGMSMGASTLLLAAAREPAIQAVVSDSAYADAAPLLEREIPKQKVAVIGRIPGALAPSSLVMARILYGVDLFGARPVDSIARIAPRPLLLIHGAADDYVPISNFHALEAAATAPATAHVTTWIVPKTRHTQAFKNTGDVYLTRVVAFFNAGLGADRTAGGGGT; encoded by the coding sequence ATGGCGTGGAGGCGCGGCGTCGCCGCCTTGATGACCCTGGTGGGTCTGCTGACGCTTGGGTACGTGGGGATCTCGAGCTACATCGCCGAGCAGCTTGTCTATGCGGCCCCCAGGCCGATCGTCAAGACTCCAGCCAGCATGGGCCTTCGTTTCGCCGATGTCACCTTTCCGAGCCGTGACGATCAGATCAACCTTAAAGGCTGGTTCATTCCCGGCATCCTCCCGGACGGCAGGCTCACGGTCGATCGCGTGATCGTGGCCGTTCACGGCACGCGAACCAACCGGGAGAGTCCCGACGACCACCTGATGCAACTGACCGGTGCACTTGCTCGCAATGGCTTCGGAATCCTTGGCTTCGACATGCGCGGAATGGGCGAATCACCCCCGGCGCCTCTGTCGATGGGGAATCTGGAGCAGCGCGACGTGCTTGGGGCCGTCGACTTCCTCCGTTCCGGCAAGCTGCCCTTCCCCGAGCTCGGCCGGCCGCGGATCATTGGCGGCCTGGGAATGTCGATGGGGGCTTCCACCTTGCTGCTGGCGGCTGCCCGCGAGCCCGCCATCCAAGCCGTGGTTTCCGATTCCGCCTACGCCGACGCGGCGCCGCTGCTCGAGCGCGAAATCCCGAAACAAAAAGTTGCCGTGATCGGGCGGATCCCTGGGGCGTTGGCACCGTCGTCGCTCGTGATGGCGCGCATCCTTTACGGCGTCGACCTCTTCGGCGCCCGGCCGGTCGACTCGATTGCGAGGATCGCACCACGGCCCCTTCTCCTCATTCACGGCGCGGCAGATGACTACGTCCCGATCAGTAACTTCCACGCGTTGGAGGCGGCCGCTACGGCGCCCGCCACGGCGCACGTGACCACCTGGATCGTGCCAAAGACACGCCACACGCAGGCCTTCAAGAACACCGGCGACGTTTACCTCACCCGTGTCGTCGCGTTCTTCAACGCCGGCCTTGGCGCCGACCGTACCGCGGGGGGAGGCGGCACATGA
- a CDS encoding isocitrate lyase/phosphoenolpyruvate mutase family protein, with the protein MNRQQKKAAEFQALHAGKTFVIPNPWDVGSARVLAALGFKALATTSSGFAFTLGRLDGQATLDEVVEHAAALDQATDLPVSVDLENGYGPDPEAAAVAILRVAEVGAVGGSIEDYDPAGRIYELRHAAERVAAAAQASRRLEFPFTLTARAENHIRGHPDLNDTIARLQAFEAAGADVLYAPGLRTVDEIHAVCEAVSKPVNVLAVAGLTFADLAAAGARRVSVGGGLTWVAVRAMVDAAEAIRDAGDFSALRARLPLDEWLA; encoded by the coding sequence ATGAACAGACAGCAGAAGAAGGCTGCCGAGTTTCAGGCTCTGCATGCCGGCAAGACATTCGTGATCCCAAATCCGTGGGATGTCGGCTCGGCGCGTGTGCTGGCGGCGCTCGGATTCAAGGCGCTGGCAACGACGAGCTCTGGTTTCGCGTTCACCCTCGGACGGCTCGACGGCCAGGCGACGCTGGATGAGGTGGTTGAGCACGCCGCCGCGCTCGACCAGGCGACGGATCTGCCCGTCTCTGTCGACCTGGAAAACGGCTACGGTCCCGATCCGGAGGCTGCGGCGGTCGCGATCCTGCGCGTCGCCGAAGTCGGTGCTGTTGGAGGATCCATCGAGGACTACGATCCCGCCGGTCGCATCTACGAGCTGCGTCACGCAGCCGAGCGGGTTGCTGCAGCGGCTCAGGCGTCTCGCAGGCTGGAATTTCCGTTCACGTTGACCGCGCGAGCTGAGAACCACATCCGCGGCCATCCGGATCTTAACGACACGATCGCTCGTCTCCAGGCATTCGAGGCCGCAGGTGCCGATGTGCTATACGCGCCCGGGCTGCGCACCGTCGACGAGATCCACGCCGTCTGCGAAGCGGTTTCGAAGCCGGTAAACGTGCTCGCCGTCGCGGGCCTCACGTTCGCTGACCTGGCTGCCGCCGGCGCACGCCGGGTGAGTGTCGGCGGAGGCTTAACCTGGGTCGCGGTCCGAGCGATGGTCGATGCGGCGGAAGCGATCCGTGATGCCGGTGACTTCTCGGCGCTCCGGGCGAGACTCCCGCTTGACGAATGGCTGGCCTAA
- a CDS encoding low temperature requirement protein A, which produces MKPAIPSPYSADSAEPRVTSLELFFDLVFVFTITQLTSLLARDPNLTGLLQMLLIFGNVWWMYGGYAWLTNAVPPRELGVRLLLLLGMSGFLLIALAIPTTFAAGGIAFGVGYMIVTLVHTGVFMRTSQQSAIQALIVLGPSNLFTAVLLLAAGFTNGGLRWTLFAAAFVLHWVTPYFGRTGMFRIRVGHFVERHGLILLIAIGESVVAVGIGLGNAALPIGRIITALLGLALAASLWWLYFNGDEERAHQAMERAPEERRPWLAVQGFGYIFLPLLGGIVVVAAGMKLAVVGYDEAATVPTALFLASGVTAYAIGLVLFRWLLQSGPLSVRLAIAVLALPTALIGTAITPLAQVGALVAILVIGAIADSVMTNRRSVR; this is translated from the coding sequence GTGAAGCCGGCCATTCCGTCACCATATTCTGCCGATTCGGCCGAGCCGCGCGTCACGTCGCTCGAGCTGTTCTTCGACCTGGTCTTCGTATTCACGATCACCCAGCTGACGAGCCTGCTCGCTCGCGACCCCAACCTCACCGGCCTCCTCCAGATGCTGCTGATTTTTGGCAACGTCTGGTGGATGTATGGCGGCTATGCCTGGCTTACCAACGCGGTTCCGCCGCGCGAGCTCGGCGTGCGTCTGCTCCTGCTCCTTGGGATGAGCGGATTTCTTCTCATCGCGCTCGCCATCCCGACGACGTTTGCCGCGGGCGGGATCGCGTTCGGGGTGGGCTACATGATCGTCACCCTCGTTCACACCGGTGTCTTCATGCGGACCTCGCAGCAGAGCGCCATCCAGGCGCTCATCGTTCTCGGGCCGTCCAATCTGTTTACCGCGGTCCTGCTGCTTGCAGCTGGCTTCACGAACGGCGGCCTTCGCTGGACGCTGTTCGCGGCCGCCTTCGTGCTCCATTGGGTCACGCCGTACTTCGGCAGGACCGGCATGTTCCGGATCCGCGTCGGCCATTTCGTCGAGCGACATGGTCTGATCCTGTTGATCGCCATCGGCGAATCGGTGGTCGCCGTCGGCATCGGCCTCGGAAACGCCGCGCTGCCCATCGGTCGGATCATTACCGCCCTTCTGGGTCTTGCACTGGCTGCGTCACTCTGGTGGCTCTACTTCAACGGCGATGAGGAACGCGCCCATCAGGCGATGGAGCGGGCCCCCGAAGAGCGCCGACCGTGGTTGGCGGTGCAGGGCTTCGGCTACATCTTCCTGCCACTCCTCGGCGGCATCGTCGTCGTGGCAGCCGGCATGAAGCTTGCCGTCGTTGGCTACGACGAAGCCGCAACGGTGCCGACGGCGCTCTTCCTCGCCTCCGGCGTTACTGCGTATGCGATTGGCCTGGTCCTCTTCCGCTGGCTCTTGCAGAGCGGCCCGCTCAGCGTCCGGCTCGCCATCGCGGTCCTTGCCCTGCCTACCGCCCTGATCGGCACCGCCATCACGCCGCTCGCCCAGGTTGGCGCGCTGGTTGCCATCCTCGTGATTGGTGCGATCGCCGACAGTGTAATGACCAACCGCCGCTCGGTCCGTTGA
- a CDS encoding nitroreductase family deazaflavin-dependent oxidoreductase, with protein sequence MRGVIRLGIPTGNTVVLTVPGRKTGELRSTPITLQVEGARRYAMAPYGEVAWVQNVRAAGGRARVKSRGREETVRLQEVKPAEAAPLLKKYMETFARVQPYFNAKPGDPVERFAAEADKHPVFEILPG encoded by the coding sequence ATGAGAGGCGTAATACGACTTGGCATTCCGACAGGCAACACAGTCGTTTTGACCGTGCCGGGCCGGAAAACGGGGGAGCTCCGCTCGACCCCGATCACGCTACAGGTCGAAGGTGCGCGCCGCTACGCGATGGCGCCCTACGGGGAAGTCGCCTGGGTGCAGAACGTGCGGGCTGCCGGCGGCCGCGCCCGCGTGAAATCTCGTGGTCGCGAGGAAACGGTACGACTTCAGGAGGTCAAGCCTGCAGAGGCGGCACCGCTGCTGAAGAAGTACATGGAGACATTTGCGCGGGTCCAGCCCTACTTCAACGCGAAGCCCGGTGATCCCGTCGAGCGCTTCGCGGCCGAAGCCGACAAGCATCCAGTCTTCGAGATCCTGCCGGGGTAG
- a CDS encoding winged helix DNA-binding domain-containing protein — protein MSPTRGSGTVLSQRALNRALLERQHLLRRRKASAAEEIEHLVGMQAQVPNSPYVGLWTRLEGFQPNDLANLINTRRAVRLGLMRNTIHLVTARDSLAQRPLYQPLFHRGWQTSSFGRNLAGIDMSAVIAEATVLMQERPRTFAELGKLLQRRWPDRDATSLAYAIRYLVPIVQVPPRGIWGKSAQPTWTSTDLWLGRSLAPKPSIERLVVRYLTAFGPATVADVSAWSGLTGLREVVDRLRPKLRTFRDERGRELFDVPDGPLRDPDTPAPPRFLPEYDNLLIGHHDRTRVIDHAYRYVIFAGTLLVDGFVHATWSIKRARETATLTIEPLRRLTKTDRLAVSEEGERLLTFAASEAAGHDVRITAVATSPPMAPQLRR, from the coding sequence TTGAGCCCAACGCGCGGCTCCGGTACCGTGCTGAGTCAGCGCGCGCTGAACCGCGCCCTGCTCGAGCGACAGCATCTGCTTCGCCGCCGGAAAGCATCAGCGGCTGAGGAGATCGAGCACCTGGTGGGGATGCAGGCCCAGGTGCCCAATTCGCCGTACGTCGGGCTCTGGACACGGCTCGAAGGATTCCAGCCCAACGACCTGGCGAACCTGATCAACACGCGACGCGCGGTACGACTCGGATTGATGCGTAACACGATCCACCTGGTGACCGCCCGCGACTCCCTCGCGCAGCGGCCCCTGTATCAACCGCTCTTCCACCGCGGGTGGCAGACATCGTCGTTCGGTCGCAACCTGGCTGGCATCGACATGAGTGCGGTCATCGCCGAGGCAACCGTGCTGATGCAGGAGCGGCCGCGCACGTTTGCAGAGCTCGGTAAGCTCCTGCAGCGCCGTTGGCCGGACCGCGACGCGACCTCGCTTGCCTATGCGATCCGTTACCTGGTCCCGATCGTCCAGGTCCCACCGCGCGGCATCTGGGGCAAGAGCGCCCAGCCCACCTGGACGTCGACCGACCTTTGGCTCGGGCGTTCCCTTGCGCCCAAGCCCTCGATTGAGAGACTGGTCGTGCGCTACCTGACCGCCTTCGGGCCGGCGACCGTCGCGGACGTCTCGGCCTGGTCGGGGTTGACCGGGCTCCGAGAGGTCGTCGACAGACTTCGGCCCAAGCTTCGAACCTTCCGGGACGAGCGCGGCCGCGAGCTCTTCGACGTGCCGGATGGTCCGCTACGCGATCCCGATACCCCAGCGCCGCCGCGCTTCCTGCCCGAGTACGACAACCTCCTTATCGGTCACCATGACCGCACCCGCGTCATCGACCACGCCTACCGCTACGTGATATTTGCCGGGACGCTCCTCGTCGATGGCTTCGTCCACGCCACCTGGTCGATCAAGCGGGCACGCGAAACTGCCACCCTGACGATCGAGCCTTTGCGGCGCCTCACGAAAACCGATCGGCTCGCGGTTTCGGAGGAAGGCGAGCGGCTGTTGACCTTCGCCGCGAGCGAGGCCGCGGGGCACGACGTCCGGATTACCGCCGTCGCGACCTCCCCTCCAATGGCGCCGCAGCTCCGTCGCTAA